Part of the Gemmatimonas sp. genome is shown below.
TCTGCGCAGGCCCGCGCCGAGACGCCGGAAAGCAGATTCGGTCTCGAAACCGATATCCTCTGGCCATTCTTTCCCGGGGCAACGCGGACGCACGTCACCGCCAAGCTGTGGCAGAAGGGGCAACTCCGTGGGGATGTCTACGCCGGGGTCAATGTGGACTTCCCGCAGGATCGTGAAACGGAAGGACGCTTTGCCGATTACAGCGTGGCCAGCGGCTACCGGCAGTACGTCTGGCGCGGGCTTCATGCCGAGTTTTCGCAGACCACCGGACTGGGCGTGCTGCAGGACCACGTCACCACGGGCAAGACCTACAACAGCTTCGATTGGTTGATGTCGGGATATGTGGGCTACAAGTACCAGTTCCCGGGCAGGAAGCTGTACATCGTGCCCCAATTCGGTATTGCCCGGGTCGTCTACAAGTCGAATCCCTGGCCGATCTTCGAAGACAAGACGCTGACGAGACAGGTGGGGGAAACGCCCTTCCCACTTGGGGCCTTGCGATTGGGGTACAGCTTTTGAGTACCCGGAGCCACCGCCCCGAACAGCACGGCGCGGTGCCCGCGTCCGGACACCAAGCGGGCGGTTTCCTGCATGCCGCCGGCGAGATGCCGCGACGCCGGTATCTGGCAGCCGGTCTGGTCCTGCTGGTGCAGGGGGTCTGCATCTTCGCGCCCATGGCCGTGCTTGGCGGCGCAATCCAGTGGCCGGAGAGCCTCGATTTTCCTCCGTCCCAGATGCTGCCGCTGCTGCGGGACCAGGTGAGTGCGGTACGCCTGGGATACGGCCTGTATCTCGGCTACTCCCTGCTCTTTCTGGCCACCGGCGTCGTGACCGTTCGGCTGGCGGCCCGTCCGGGCCCGCTCGGCTCGCTGGCGCTGGTGGCCATCGGGGCGGCCGTCGCGTCGTCGCTCGCGCGGGCGATTGGCATTCTGCGGTGGCTCACGGGCAGTCTGGCGCTGGCTGACGCCTATGCTCATCCTGGCCTGTCGGCAGAGGCCCGCGCGGCAATCGAAACCACGCAGGCGGCCATTAACGCTTGGGGCGGAGCCATCGGGGAAGCGCTTGGCGTGGCGCTCTTTGCCGCCATCTGGGCCATCAGCGCCAGCCTGCTGATCCTGCGCGACCGGCAGTTGCCCCCTTGGGCTGGCGTGGCGGGGCTCCTGTCCGGCGGACTCGTGGCAATGCCCGGCCTCGAACTGCTGGGCATTGCGCCACCGGTCTCGATCGTGCTGTCCACCACCGGAGTTCAGCTCTGGTTCATGGCCCTGGGGCTCCTGTTCCTCAGGCGCGCCGCGCGCCGCCCTGCGGCGCACGTGAGGATTGTGCCTTAGCTCCAAATGACAGGGTAATTGTTCACCAGGGGTCAGTGTCGCTGACGCCCCGACTACTTGACAGTAAGGACGCTCGAGGCCGTACCGAGCGTTGTGGAACCCAGACGCGCTGTCACGGTGACGGTGACGACGCCCGGGGAGCCAAACGTGAGCACCACGCGCCGCAGGTTCGTGCCAGACGTGGAACTGACCCCACCGATGGTCCACGTGTACACGACCGTGTTGGCATTGGCGGTCGACGTGTTGGTGGGGATACTCGCGTCGATGGTGCATACCCGCGCCACACACGACGACGTCAGCGTGAAGCTCGCCGTGGTCGGGGTGGGTGTCGGCGTCGGCGTTGGTGTGGGCTTGGGCGTCGGCGTCGGCGCCGGCGTCGGGGCGCTCACCCCGGGCAGCCGCTGCACGGAGAGCAACCGGTTGGGCGTGTTGGGCAGCAGTCCCGTCAGGCGTCCCACAACACTTTCGCCTAGCAACCAGGCCGCCACAGCATCTGGCGTGGCGGTCCTGGCCACGCCCAGATACGTGGCGGCGGCACCGGACACCAGCGGCGATGACATCGACGTTCCAGATGCCGTGACCAGAGCGGCGTCGCTCGACATGCCCGCGCCGGGAATCGTCGTCCCCGGGGCGCTCAAGTCCACGCACGATCCCCCGTTCGAAAACGCGGCGCGGGTATCCGTGGTACCATTGGCCGACGCACCGACGGTCAGGGCGCCGGGTGCCCGCGCAGGCGAGACGGTGCACGCATCGGTACTGGAGTTCCCGGCCGCCACCACCACCACGATCCCCGCCGCACGCAGGCGGTCGACGAGTGCATCGATCACGGTGCTGCCACCGGCCACGCCGAGGCTCAGGTTGGCCACCATGGGGCCCGCAACTCGCCGCTTCTCGGCGATCACCCAGTCCGCCCCGCGCACCAGCTCCAGCGAGCTGCCGGATCCCGAGGCGTTCATCACACGAACGTCGAGTACCGTGGCACTGGGGGCGACGCCGTACGTACGTCCCGCCGCCAGCGACGCGACGAGCGTCCCGTGCCCATGGGCGTCACCGCTTTGCTTGGGCGCGTTGGCAAAGGCATCGAAGCCTCCCACGACGCGTCCGGACAGCTCCGCGTGCGTCCATCGAATGCCGCTGTCGAAGATCGCAATGCGTACCCCCTGTCCGTCGCCGCCGAAGCGGGTCGTCCGGCCATCGAGCGGCAGCGATGCCTGGTTGAGGCGATCGAGAGCCCACGACGGGGTGGACTGCAACGTGGCGGCATACAGGGTGGTGGGGAGTACCGCCTCCACGGCCGCCACGTCGGGGTTGGCCCGCATGCGGGCGGCCTGGTCTTCCGTAACGGTCACGACGGCGGCGTGCAGTGACGGAAAGAGGTTCTCGTCGTCCAGTGCTGGCAAGGTGCGTGCCGCGGCCGAGCGGGAAGACCCGCTCGGGTCCGAGGCGATGGCCGCCGCAACGACCGCCGTGGTGGCGGTGGCGACGTCGGACGCGGTATCACGCAGCACGACGATGTAGGGTGTTGGCGGAATGGTCGGAATCGACAATGCCGCTTGCGTGGGGCCTTCCGTGCATGCGGCAAGGAGCCCAACCCCCAGAATGGCCAATGGTACCTGCAGGTGCTTCACGACAACGCTCCGTTTGAGGGCGAATGTCGTCCGAGCCATGCAACGAAATGCCGGGAACCAGAATGGCCCCGGGAGGGAACTTCGCGCTTCGGCGACCGCCCGGACTCACGACTCGGTGAGTTGGCTGGCTCTGCGGACCGCCGTCACCGGCGGGGTGCTCTTTTCGGACAACGAAGGTGCCCTCGGAAGATCGGCAGCTCGTCGCCGAACTTGAGCGTCTTCGGGGAATCTTCACGAAGTCTCTGGCGCGTGAGCGCGCTGCCAGCTGTGGCTAGCCGCTGTGGCGGCCCTGGTCGTTCTCGTGGCGGGCGCAGGGGTATCCATACGACGGTCAACCGCGTGACGTGGGACAAGCGGATAGGGAGCCACGGCCGCATTCACTCTCGCCGGGTCGGTGATTAGGCCGTATACTCGCCAAGATTTTTCCGAGCCGTTTCGGAAGGTCCCCGTCCCGTAATCCCGCTCCCGGAGGAATGTCATGCTCGCTCGTCGATGGTTGTGGTCAGTCGTGGCGGGGAGGGCGCCCGCACTGCCGCGGGTAGCCGCTCTCGTCGCGCTGGCCGGAGTCCTGCTGGCCACGTCGGCCGTCCACGCCCTGCAGGCACAGGGGGCCACCGGCACCGTACGCGGCACCGTCACCGACTCCTCCACCGGCCGCCCCGTGGCGGGGGTGCAGATGACCGTCGCCGGCGGTGCCGCGCGCGCGTCCACCGCGGAAAACGGCAGCTACCAGCTGACCGGCGTCCCCGCCGGTCGTGTGACCGTGCGTGCGCAGCGTCTGGGCTATGCCGCCTTCCAGCGCACCGTCGACCTGACGGCCGGCGGCACCGTGACGGTGGACATCCGCCTGCGCCCCGTGGCCGCCGTGCTCAGCACCATCGTGGCCACCGGCTACGGCAGCAGCCGCCGCGCCACCGTGAGCAACGCCATTGCCAGTGTGGACAGCAGCGCCTTCGACGCCATTCCCGTGGTGAGCGTGGACAACGCGCTGCAGGGGCGCGTCCCCGGCGTGCAGGTCATGCAGAACAGCGGTGAGCCTGGCGGCGGCGTGTCGGTGCGCATCCGCGGCCCGGCCTCGCTCAACGCCGGCAGCCAGCCGCTCTACGTGATCGACGGCGTCCCCATGCTGCAGGGCACGTTCGAGCAGATCACCGGCACCAGCGGCCAGCGCATGACCCCCATCTCGGGCATCAACCCCGACGACATCGCCTCCATTGACGTGCTCAAGGACGCCGCCGCCGCCGCCATTTACGGGTCGCGCGGCTCCAACGGCGTCATCGTCATTACCACCAAGCGTGGCGCCGGCGGCAACCGCTTCCGCTTCAACATGAGCGCCTACACCGCCTCGCAGGAGGTGGAACGCACCGTCGACCTGCTCAATGCCACCGACTACGTGGCGGTGATGAATGAGGCGCGCACCAACCAGGGGCTCGCCCCGCGCTTCGCCCCGGGCACCGACAGCATCAACACCGACTGGCAGGCCGCTGTCTTCCGTCAGGCGCCCATGAGCGAAGTCAACATGAGCGTGAGCGGCGGCACCGACCGCCTCCGCATGTTCCTCAGCGGCAGCGACACGCGCCAGACGGGTATCGTCATCGGCTCCGACTACCAGCGGCAGGCGGTGCGCCTCAACACCGACGCGCAGGCCACCAGCAAGCTCACCATCACCTCCAACATCGGCCTCACCCGCGAGTCCAACGATCGCGTGCCGGGCGACCAGAACATCGACGGCGTCGTCACCAACGCGCTGGCCATGCAGCCCTTCTCGCCGGTGCGCGGCAACTCCTTTGGCTTCGCCGGCATCGCCAATGGCCTCATCTACTCCAACCCGGTGGCCACCGCCACCTACAGCTCGCTCAACGTGAGCACGCTGCGCGCGCTGGGGAACCTCGAGGCCCGCTACGCGCTCACCAACAAGATCAACATCTCCGCGCGCCTCGGCACCGACCTCTACGCGCTCGACGAGCTGCGCTGGCGCTCCCCCAAGGTGGATCGCGCCGTGAGCACCAGCGTGGGCGGTGAAGGCGCTGACGGCCGCACGCGAGCCTTCCGCCTGCTGGCCGAAACCTTCGGCAACTGGGACGTCATCGACTCCGACAACCAGACGCTGCGCGTGACGGCCGGCGCCAGCCAGGAGCGCAACAACACGAACTTCAACTACGTGGCCGGCACGGGCTTCCCCACCGGCTTCGAGCGCTACGTGCGTAACGCCGCGCAGGTGTCGGTGTTCGACGGCGGCGAGACCGAGAACACGCTGGTGTCGTACTTCACCCGCGCCAACTGGACGTGGCGTGAGCGCTACGTGGTGACCGCCAGCTTGCGGCGCGACGGTTCGTCACGCTTCGGCGACAACAGCCGCTACGGCAACTTCGCGGCGCTCTCCGGCGCGTGGACCGTGAGCGACGAAAGCTGGGCCAGCGCGCTCTCCCGTCTCATGACGCTCAAGCTGCGCGCCAGCCGCGGCGCCACCGGCAACCAGCAGATTGCCGACTTCGGCAGCCGCACCCTCGCCGCCGCCAACCCGTACGCCGGCATTGCGGGGCTCGCGCCTTCGCAGCTGGGCAACCCCAACCTGCGCTGGGAGCGCACCACCGAAACCGACATCGGCGCCGACCTGGGCTTCTTCAACGGACGCGTCAACCTGGTGGTGGACTGGTACAACCGCGCCACTGCCGACCTGCTGGTGAACCGCCCAGTGGCCGCCACCAGCGGCTACAGCACTGTGGCCGACAACGTGGGATCGCTGCGCAACCGCGGTGTGGACATGCAGCTGCAGACGATCAACATCCGCCGGCCCGGCACCGGGGGCTTCGAGTGGACCAGTGACCTCAACATCACCTGGAACCGCAATCTCATCACCGCGCTCTCCGACGGACAGCCGGTGAACTCCACCACCTCGGGACGCCTCACAAGCGTGGCCATGGTGGGCAAGCCCATCGGCACGTTCTTCATCTACGACTTCCTGCGCGTGGATCCGGCCACCGGCAACGCCATCTATCGCCGCGGCGACGGTGGGGAAACGCTGACGCCGGTCACCGCCGACCTCTCCACCAATCTGGGCAGCGCGCAGCCCGACTACTTCGGCGGTCTCACCAACTCGGTGCGCTGGAAGGGACTCGACTTCCGCGCCTTCCTGCAGTTCACGCAGGGGAATGAGATCCTCAACATGAACCGGCTCTTCGCCGATGACGGCGGCAACTCGTCGGACAACAAGTTCGCCAACGTGCGCAACCGCTGGCAGAAGCCGGGTGACATCACCAACCAGCCACGCATGGGCAGCACCGGCGGCGCCCGCTTCATGTCCGACCGCTTCATCGAGGACGGCTCCTTCGTGCGCCTGCAGGAAGTCACCCTCGGGTGGCGTCTCCCGGCGTCGATCGCCAAGCAGGTGCGCGCCGACAACGCCCGTCTCTACGTGAGCGGTCGCAACCTCGTCACGTGGACCAACTACACGGGCTACAACCCCGACGTCAACTCGGCCGGCACCAACGCGAATCTCTCGCTCGGCGTCGACTTCTACGCGTACCCCCTGGCCCGCACCTGGACCGTGGGCATCAACGCCGGATGGTGATCATGACTTCCCTCAAGACTCGCACCCGATCGCTCGCGCGCCTGGCCGCACTGGCCGCCGTGGTCGCCACCACTGCCTGCGACGGCATTCTGCAGACGGAGCCGGTCACCTCGCTCCCGCAGGACCTCATGATTCAGGACGCCGCCACGGCCACCGCGTCCCTCAACGGCGTCTACGACGCCCTGCAGAGCGGCAGCTACTACGGACTCACGGCGAAGCTCGTGGGCGATCTCGCCGCCGACAACACCGTCTGGTCGGGCACCTTCCAGTTCCTCGGGGAGATGCAGACCAACCGCATGCAGGCCGACAACCAGGAAGTCACCGCCTTCTGGACGGCGATCTACTCCAGCGTGAATCGCGCCAACCTGATCATCGACAAGGTGCCCACGGTGAGCGCCATCCCGGAGCCCACCCGCTCCGATGTCATGGGACAGGCGTACTTCATTCGCGCCCTCGGCTTCCACAACCTGGTCAAGTACTGGGGCCCCGTGCCCATCCCCACCAAGGTCACCACCGGGCCCGACGAGTCCAAGAGCTATGTGCGCACGCCGGTCAACGACGTGTACACGCAGGTGCTCAAAGATCTCGACAGCGCCCAGACGCTCACGCGCAACACCACCAACACGCGCTTCGCCACCCCCACGGCGGCGCGGGCACTGCGGGCCCGCGTGCTCTTCTACCGCGCGGGGCTCCCGGGGAACGCCAACAGCCAGGCCGACTATCAGGCGGCGCTGGATGTGGCCAACCAGGTGCTGGCGGGGCGTGACACGCTGGTGGTGCCCTACGCCGACCTCTTCTCGGCGCTGGGCAGCAACACCACCGAGGACATCTTCCGCGTGGCCTTCAACGCCACCGAAAGCAATGGCCTCAGCAACTACTACCTCTCGGTGGGGCGCGCCGAAGTGGCGCCCAGCGCCGGACTCGACGCGGCGTACCCCGCCGGCGACATCCGCCGCACCGTGACCGTGCGCCCCAGCGGCGTGGCGGCACGTCCGCTCAACGGCACCAAGTGGTCGGCGCGTCCGGGCACGGAGCACGTGCACGTGATTCGTCTGGCCGAGGTGGTGCTCATCAAGGCCGAAGCACTGGCGCGGCTCAATCGCTTGCCCGAGGCGGTGGCGCAGTACAACAAGGTGCGCGTGCGCGCGGGGCTGGCGCCGCACACCTTCGGCACTCAGGTCACCACGCAGGCGGAGGTCATCAGCCAGATCGAACTCGAGCGTCGTCTCGAGCTCGCGCTCGAAGGCGATCGCTGGCCCGATCTCGTCCGGCTGGGGCGCGTGATTCAGGTGAAGGGGATTCAGGACCGTGCGGGTCAGGCGCTCTTCCCCCTGCCCATTCGCGACCTGCGCGTCTCCCCGCTGCTGACGCAGAACCCGGGGTACTGACCGGCGCGGCGCGTCGTCTCGCAACACTTGCAGGGGGTGGGAATCGGCCGGTGCCGGTTCCCGCCCCCTGTGTGCATGCGCCCCCCGGGGCTGCGGTGACAGCCGCGCCAGCACCCGCGAAAAGGTGCACGCGCGTTACGGGCATGGGCTGGGAGTACACGCACGTGGCCATCGACGATCACTCGCGGTTGGCCGATGACGAAGTCCTCGCCGATGAAACGGCGGAGACCACGGCCGGCGTTCTGCGGTGCGCGGTGGCGTGGTACGCCGCGCAGGGCATCGCGGTGGAACCCCTGCCGACGGATGACGGCAGTGCCGATCGCTCGCACCACTTTGCCCACGTGGCCCTCGAGCTCGGGATCAGCCACCGCTTTACCCAAGCCTATCGGCCGCAGACCAACGGCAAGGCGGAGCGCTTCATTCGCACGCTGCTCACCGAATGCGCCTACGCCACCGCCTACGGTCGCGCGGCCAGACGCACGGCCGCCTTACCGACCGACCTGACCTGCTACGACTTTTACCGACGGCATAGCGCCCGCAACGACGCCCTACCGGCCTCACGCCTGCCCATCGCTGTGTGAACAACGTCTTTGCCATTTACAACGAGCGCGGCGCCACGCGCAGCAGCTGGGCATAGTACGTCTTCACCGTGTCGATGTGCCGGGCATGGAACGCACGATAGAGCACGACGTCCCTGAGCGCATCGCCACGGTGTTTCAGCACCAGCCGATGCTCGTCGTAGTCCGGTCCATCGGAGCTCCTGTGGGGCTGCAGCTGCTGCTCGATCCGGGTGTAGTCGCCTGGCGCCGCCCGCCAGTGGCTTGAGCGGAACGTCGCCGCCAGCCGTCCTCGCCACGACCTGTCGTCTGCCATCACCCAGCCTCGCTCACTGACCGCCACCCCCTCGGCGGTGACGGTCACCCGCTTGACCGAAGCGGCCAGGGTGAAGGACACCAGCGCCAGGAACACGAACACGCCACAGACGGGCAGGCTCATGAGCACGAGGATCGCCGGTTGGAGGGCCACCCCGTGCGTGCCGAACTGACGCAGGCCAAAGTTGAGCAGGCCCAACCCGCAGGCGCCGAACATCAGCGCAAGCACGAGGGTAATGGCCACCACCGCGGGGCCAGCACGCTCCGTGAACATGAGCGGCAGCCGCCGTCCCGCATAGAGCGCCGGCCGTCCTTCGGCGCGTTGGTCCTGAATGGTATCCCTGGCGACGATGCGCCACGGGAAAATGAACCAGATCAGCAAGAACACGCCGAGCCCGATTTCCGCCATCCGCGTGGAGAAGAGCCGGGCCAGCGCGATGCCGACGAGACCACCGACGACCAGAGCGCCAATCATCTTGACCACATGGTCGCCCAGGTACGATGCGGGGGATACCCGCGCCTGTCTGCTCATCCGCACCGCGAACACGAGGTCGACCACGGCCAGCAAGAGGATGGGGGCATAGCGGACCGTCGTGTGCCGGAGCACCTCCAGCGTGTCCGCATTGATGAAGCCGTTGGGGCCAAGCAATCGTGCCGGGTCGTGCGCCGCAAACACGCTGAGCAGCAACCCCAGAATGCTGCTGCCGATCACGACACCCACCGTGCCCATCACCAGCTGGAGCCAGGAGCCGATCCGGTGACCGGAACGATCGATGCCTGCGAACTGCATGACGATACTCGCGGCCAGGATGGCGCCGCTGGTCCAGACGAGGTTGGTCCAGAGGGCCCACGCCAGATCCCGGTAGCCCCAGCGCTGTAGCAGCACCAGGAGCAGGAGGATCGCGCCATTAAGCCAATTGCGCACCGCGATCAACGCGTCGACGCGTTGCCAGCTCCTTTCCAGTTCTTCCAGCGAAACGACGGCATTCATGTCGTGGGGGGCGTCGTGTGTTGCATCGTGCGACACGTGCGGCGCGCCGTCCGCGTGAGCGGGACGCCCCGGCCATCGAGGCGTTTCCGGCGCTTCTGGTTCACACCCGACGCGTGTGCGCCGCTACCCGTAACCGGGCGGCAGGGCGGGCTGAACGCGTCGTGCGGTCCGTCCATGCCCCAGGCTGCCGCCGACCATGCCGGCGCCGCCTGTGAGGACCACGGGCCTCGTGACAGGGTGGGGCGGTTGGCCACCGGTTCGACCGATTCCCGCCAGGCAGGGAGCTCTCCGTGCGCGTCAGAGACATCATGACCACCAAGGTGTTCACCATCCAAGCGGGCAAGCACCTGCGCGCTGTCGAAGCGATCATGAAGTGGGCACATGGGCGGCATGTCCCGGTGGTGGATGACCATGGGCGGCTGGTCGGCGTTGTCAGCCATCGGGATCTCATGCGCGCCGCCGTTTCAACCCTGCAGGTCCGGATCAGCGAGGTCGAGCGCATGCAGCACAACGCCACCATCGAAGTGCGCCAGATCATGCAGGCGCCCACGGCCACGATCAGGCCGGACGAACGGGTGCAGCGCGCGGCTCACCTCATGCGGTCCCTGAGAATCGGGTGCCTCCCGGTGCGCGAGGACCAGCACCGCGTGGGCATCGTGACGGAGGCGGACCTGCTGCATATCGTCGCGGAGTTGCCGGACGCCGCGCTGGCCCCACGGCCCGCGCTCGGGTAGGCGGTCGGCGTGCGCTCCGGTGGGCCGGCCAGTGCCCCGCCCTATCGCACCATCCGCAGCACGTTGGTGCGCAACGCCGCCGGGGCCGTGGTAACGGGATCGTTCAGGTAGAACTCGTATGCCGGGCCCACCGGCTGCCGGCTCTGGGCCACCAGCCACTGCTGCAAGGCGTCGTGCGCGGCCCCGATGTGGTCGTAGGGCCCCGTGTCGGCGCACACCGCGGCCGGACCGGCCGGCAGCGTCGTGGCCTGCACGTCGCCGGCGCCGCGCAGCGCCGTGGCGAAGGGCATGCCGATCTCCAGGTCCAGATCCTGCCAGTCCATGTTGTGGTACGCCACAAACGGCGGCCCGGCCGGGCTGCCGCCGCCTGGGCCATGATCGCCCCCCACGCCGGCCCCAGCACCGCTGAGAGCTGCGCCAGCCGCGCCCTCGCACTTGCGAATCTCGTGCGCCGCGAAGGCGCAACCATCAGGGTTTCCCCGGACCGCGCCGGGGTTACGTCGGTGACGCGCTGGAAAGACCCGACTCCGCCGCCGCGGTCAATCCACCGGCAGGTGCTTCTCGTACCCCAGCACCGTCTCTGCCCGCTTCGAGCGCAAGAGTGGATAGAACAGCTGGTGGTACCACCGCTCCTGCCCGTGCCGCCGGTCGTCCTTGAGGCCGTACGCCGGCGGATACTGCCGGGTGATGCGGGACGTACCGAGCAGGATGTCCCAGAGGAAGAGCAGGTTGCCGTAGTTCCCCTGGTACAGGCCTATGCCGTCGTCCTGCGTGAGGGCATGGTGCGCGTAATGCGTGGCTGGCGTGGAGATGGTGCGCTCCAGCACCCACGCGAGCGGGTGCAGCACACGGTACCGGTACAGCCACTGATCCCAGCGCACCGCCGAGTGGGCGCCGATGATGACGCAGAGTTTGACCACGCTGTACCACACGAACGTCCAGCCGAAGCCCAGGTAGAGCAGCGCCCCACCCAGCCAGAGCCCGGGCATCATGGCGTAGTAGAACAGGTTGTTCCGGTACACCACGCGCACGCTCATGTACGACGCACTGTGGTGCGCGCGGTGCAGTGGCCACAGCACGCTGGTGTGCGACAGCCGGTGCCACCAGTACTGGGTGAAGTCGTCGGCCACGAGCAGCGTGAGGATCATGGCCCAGAGTGGCCAGTCCGCCCACGCATCGCGCAGGTCGGGGAACAGCCACGCGCACAGCGCGCGACCGGCCGCGAAGACGCTCCCGGACACGATCGGGAACATGATGCCCACGGCCACGTCGAGGCGATTGTCCTCTCGCCCGGCCTCCGGGGCGAAGAACTTCCCGATGAGCACCTCGCCGATGCCGAAGGTCAGGAAGATCGCCACGACGGCGAGGAGCTGAACGAGCTGTTGGTCGGGGTGCATGCCGAATGGTGGGCCCCAAGATCGCCAGGTGGCAAGCGCGGCGGCCGGGGATCAATGGGACTGCAACCGCCGCCTGCTGGCCAGATGGAGCCGTGCGCTCCCCCGGGGGGGCCGCGTCCGGCCGTATGATATCATTGGAGGTCGCCGGGATGGCGGATGCGCCGAGGCGCGGCGGCCGGCCTCGAATCACCCATATATTCCACCGCGTCCCCGTGCGCCGCCGTGCCCCGCCATCTCCCAGCCAGCTCCAAGCCAGCTCCCAGCCACCTTACCGCCATCTCCCCTCATGCCCCTCGCGGACATCCTTCGACGCCCAGCACGCCCACCGCGTCCTTCTCCCGTGCGACCGGCACTGCCGTGCGGTGCACCGCAAGGCGGTGCGACGCAAGCTGGTGATGCCGCCGCCCGGGGCCCGCGATGACGCCGCAGGAGGTGGCCGAGGCGTGCCGTGACGCCATGTGGCAGGGGGACCACGCCTCGCAGTGGCTGGGGATGGCGGTGGTAGCGGTGGGACCCGGCACCGCCACCGTGACCATGACCGTGCGCGCGGAGATGGTGAACGGGCACGGGGTGGCGCATGGCGGGCTGGTGGCGACGCTGGCGGACAGCGCCTTCGCCTTTGCCTGCAACGCCTACAACGAGGTGACCGTCGCGGCGGGCTTCGACGTCAACCTGCTGGCGGCGGCGCGGCTGGGCGATGTGCTCACCGCCCTGGCGGTGGAGGTGCACAAGGGAGGACGCAGTGGTGTGTACGACGTGGCCGTGTCCAACCAGCGCGGGGAGCGGGTGGCAGCGTTTCGCGGGCGCTCGCGCACCATGAAGGGGACACCGCTGGTACCAGGCGTGCCCATGGGGCCGCCGCCGGGGGCGGCGTAATGGCGGGGGCGGACCCCTCGGCGCTGGAGCCGATCGAGCGGGCCAGCCGCGACGAGCTGGCGGCGCTGCAGCTGGCGCGGCTGCGCGCAACGCTGCAGCACGCCTACGACCGCGTGCCGCACTACCGGCGCGCCTTCGACGCGGCCGGAGTGCATCCGTCGGAGTGCCGCACGCTGGCCGACCTGTCGCGGTTCCCCTTCACCACCAAGGCCGACCTGCGCGAGGAGTACCCGTTCGGCTTCCTGGCGGTGCCGCGCGCACAGCTGGCGCGGGTGCACGCGTCGTCGGGGACCACGGGGCGCCCCACGGTGGTGGGGTACACCGCAGGGGACATCGACCGGTGGGCCGACCTGATGGCGCGCAGCCTGCACGCGGCGGGCGCGCGCGCGGGGGATCTGGTACACGTGGCGTACGGCTACGGGCTGTTCACCGGCGGGCTGGGGGCCCACTACGGCGCCGAGCGGCTCGGGTGCACGGTGGTGCCCATGGGCGGCGGGCAGACGGAGAAGCAGGTGCAGCTCATCGAGGATTTCCGTCCCGACCTCATCATGGTGACGCCCAGCTACATGCAGGTGCTCATCGAGGAGGTGCGGCGTCAGGGGAAGGACCCGGCAGCCCT
Proteins encoded:
- a CDS encoding SusC/RagA family TonB-linked outer membrane protein codes for the protein MLARRWLWSVVAGRAPALPRVAALVALAGVLLATSAVHALQAQGATGTVRGTVTDSSTGRPVAGVQMTVAGGAARASTAENGSYQLTGVPAGRVTVRAQRLGYAAFQRTVDLTAGGTVTVDIRLRPVAAVLSTIVATGYGSSRRATVSNAIASVDSSAFDAIPVVSVDNALQGRVPGVQVMQNSGEPGGGVSVRIRGPASLNAGSQPLYVIDGVPMLQGTFEQITGTSGQRMTPISGINPDDIASIDVLKDAAAAAIYGSRGSNGVIVITTKRGAGGNRFRFNMSAYTASQEVERTVDLLNATDYVAVMNEARTNQGLAPRFAPGTDSINTDWQAAVFRQAPMSEVNMSVSGGTDRLRMFLSGSDTRQTGIVIGSDYQRQAVRLNTDAQATSKLTITSNIGLTRESNDRVPGDQNIDGVVTNALAMQPFSPVRGNSFGFAGIANGLIYSNPVATATYSSLNVSTLRALGNLEARYALTNKINISARLGTDLYALDELRWRSPKVDRAVSTSVGGEGADGRTRAFRLLAETFGNWDVIDSDNQTLRVTAGASQERNNTNFNYVAGTGFPTGFERYVRNAAQVSVFDGGETENTLVSYFTRANWTWRERYVVTASLRRDGSSRFGDNSRYGNFAALSGAWTVSDESWASALSRLMTLKLRASRGATGNQQIADFGSRTLAAANPYAGIAGLAPSQLGNPNLRWERTTETDIGADLGFFNGRVNLVVDWYNRATADLLVNRPVAATSGYSTVADNVGSLRNRGVDMQLQTINIRRPGTGGFEWTSDLNITWNRNLITALSDGQPVNSTTSGRLTSVAMVGKPIGTFFIYDFLRVDPATGNAIYRRGDGGETLTPVTADLSTNLGSAQPDYFGGLTNSVRWKGLDFRAFLQFTQGNEILNMNRLFADDGGNSSDNKFANVRNRWQKPGDITNQPRMGSTGGARFMSDRFIEDGSFVRLQEVTLGWRLPASIAKQVRADNARLYVSGRNLVTWTNYTGYNPDVNSAGTNANLSLGVDFYAYPLARTWTVGINAGW
- a CDS encoding RagB/SusD family nutrient uptake outer membrane protein, giving the protein MTSLKTRTRSLARLAALAAVVATTACDGILQTEPVTSLPQDLMIQDAATATASLNGVYDALQSGSYYGLTAKLVGDLAADNTVWSGTFQFLGEMQTNRMQADNQEVTAFWTAIYSSVNRANLIIDKVPTVSAIPEPTRSDVMGQAYFIRALGFHNLVKYWGPVPIPTKVTTGPDESKSYVRTPVNDVYTQVLKDLDSAQTLTRNTTNTRFATPTAARALRARVLFYRAGLPGNANSQADYQAALDVANQVLAGRDTLVVPYADLFSALGSNTTEDIFRVAFNATESNGLSNYYLSVGRAEVAPSAGLDAAYPAGDIRRTVTVRPSGVAARPLNGTKWSARPGTEHVHVIRLAEVVLIKAEALARLNRLPEAVAQYNKVRVRAGLAPHTFGTQVTTQAEVISQIELERRLELALEGDRWPDLVRLGRVIQVKGIQDRAGQALFPLPIRDLRVSPLLTQNPGY
- a CDS encoding DDE-type integrase/transposase/recombinase, giving the protein MGWEYTHVAIDDHSRLADDEVLADETAETTAGVLRCAVAWYAAQGIAVEPLPTDDGSADRSHHFAHVALELGISHRFTQAYRPQTNGKAERFIRTLLTECAYATAYGRAARRTAALPTDLTCYDFYRRHSARNDALPASRLPIAV
- a CDS encoding DUF4386 family protein → MPASGHQAGGFLHAAGEMPRRRYLAAGLVLLVQGVCIFAPMAVLGGAIQWPESLDFPPSQMLPLLRDQVSAVRLGYGLYLGYSLLFLATGVVTVRLAARPGPLGSLALVAIGAAVASSLARAIGILRWLTGSLALADAYAHPGLSAEARAAIETTQAAINAWGGAIGEALGVALFAAIWAISASLLILRDRQLPPWAGVAGLLSGGLVAMPGLELLGIAPPVSIVLSTTGVQLWFMALGLLFLRRAARRPAAHVRIVP
- a CDS encoding S8 family serine peptidase, which encodes MKHLQVPLAILGVGLLAACTEGPTQAALSIPTIPPTPYIVVLRDTASDVATATTAVVAAAIASDPSGSSRSAAARTLPALDDENLFPSLHAAVVTVTEDQAARMRANPDVAAVEAVLPTTLYAATLQSTPSWALDRLNQASLPLDGRTTRFGGDGQGVRIAIFDSGIRWTHAELSGRVVGGFDAFANAPKQSGDAHGHGTLVASLAAGRTYGVAPSATVLDVRVMNASGSGSSLELVRGADWVIAEKRRVAGPMVANLSLGVAGGSTVIDALVDRLRAAGIVVVVAAGNSSTDACTVSPARAPGALTVGASANGTTDTRAAFSNGGSCVDLSAPGTTIPGAGMSSDAALVTASGTSMSSPLVSGAAATYLGVARTATPDAVAAWLLGESVVGRLTGLLPNTPNRLLSVQRLPGVSAPTPAPTPTPKPTPTPTPTPTPTTASFTLTSSCVARVCTIDASIPTNTSTANANTVVYTWTIGGVSSTSGTNLRRVVLTFGSPGVVTVTVTARLGSTTLGTASSVLTVK